One genomic window of Bacillus mycoides includes the following:
- the isdE gene encoding heme ABC transporter substrate-binding protein IsdE yields the protein MRVKKITSVFMAIILLFSIAGCSSPKKETAKKVKSSSEERVIATTVAVTEIMDALEVDLAGIPTSSKTLPKRYKGLPEVGNPMSPDMEKVKSMKPSEVLSVTTLEYELKPVFNEAGIKANFLNLTSLKNMQNSITELGKTYGREKQAEAVVTKFDKKVADIQKQVKGKKEPTVLILLGVPGSYLVATEHSYIGDLVKQLGGKNIVQGEKVEYLASNTEYLKKADPDIILRAAHGMPDEVVKMFDKEFKTNDIWKHFAAVKNNRVYDLEERLFGTTGNLAAIEALDELKKMMYP from the coding sequence TTGAGAGTGAAGAAAATCACGAGTGTATTCATGGCTATCATTCTTTTATTTAGTATAGCTGGGTGCTCATCACCAAAAAAAGAAACGGCAAAAAAGGTAAAGAGCAGTAGTGAGGAACGTGTTATTGCAACGACAGTTGCTGTGACTGAAATTATGGATGCATTAGAAGTAGATTTAGCAGGTATTCCTACAAGTTCTAAAACTTTGCCAAAGCGCTATAAAGGTTTACCTGAAGTTGGGAATCCGATGAGTCCTGATATGGAAAAAGTAAAATCAATGAAACCATCAGAAGTATTATCTGTTACGACGCTTGAATATGAGTTGAAGCCAGTTTTTAATGAAGCGGGCATTAAGGCAAACTTTTTAAATTTAACGAGTTTAAAAAACATGCAAAACTCAATTACAGAGTTGGGCAAAACATATGGGCGTGAGAAACAGGCTGAAGCAGTCGTAACAAAGTTTGATAAAAAGGTTGCAGACATTCAAAAACAAGTAAAAGGGAAGAAAGAACCGACAGTCCTTATTTTACTTGGAGTGCCTGGAAGTTATTTAGTTGCGACAGAACACTCCTATATTGGGGATTTAGTAAAACAACTAGGTGGTAAAAATATAGTACAAGGTGAGAAAGTAGAATATTTAGCTTCTAATACAGAGTACTTAAAAAAAGCTGATCCAGATATTATTTTACGTGCAGCGCATGGTATGCCAGATGAAGTTGTGAAAATGTTCGATAAGGAATTTAAAACGAACGACATTTGGAAGCATTTTGCCGCAGTTAAAAATAATAGAGTGTACGATTTAGAAGAGCGCTTATTTGGAACGACGGGGAATTTAGCAGCTATTGAAGCCTTAGATGAATTAAAGAAAATGATGTATCCATGA
- a CDS encoding NEAT domain-containing protein, with protein MNRYFKIVVAMFLTIFTFVSTLQPLAVQAATTLADGEYSIGFKVLKDTSDEESMMNQYSVSPGTLKVKDGKKKVSFTLTHSSWITKFETEKGSQFVDVNVVSEDKENDTRVVEFDVEDVEKIVNAKVKVDIDAFNYHHYYDIRISFDQNSITPIHVEKPDEKEDPANKPDPNKNPDPSQKPDQKPDPDQQPNSNTIKDGAYSIPFKVLKDKTDEESKMNTYMENPGVLKVENGKKKAIVTLKSSSLIKNFQTEKDGAFVDAKVVSEDKEKDTRVVEFEVADLSKKINTKVFIEMASRNYKQTHDVQLVFEQDKLEQIKNEEKQPDEDKKPEVEKPDGNKKPDAETIKDGEYSINFKTLKDQTDELSMMNTYTKSPGVLKVKDGKKYVSFTLTNSAWITKFEFDKNGSFVDANVLSEDTKADTRVVEVEVADLSKKLNAKVKVDIDSMDYHHFYDIQFAFDKDSIKPLDNQGGNDNQGGNNNQGGNNNQGGNNNQGGNDNQGGNNNQGGNDNQGGNNNQGGNDNQGGNDNQDNNTTIDPNALKDGEYSIGFKVLKDKTDEISMMNTYTKSPGVLKVKDGKKYVSFTVTNSSWITKFEFEKNSSFVDAKVLGTNKEQDTRVVEVEVADLSKKLNAKVKVDIDAMNYHHFYDIQFAFDKGSIKALGNQDGNNIPGGNDNQDGNNNQGGNDNQGGSNNQDGNNNQGGNNNQNGHITVDPKNLKDGQYDVAFKVLKDKTDEISMMNQYVVNPARLTVKDGKKYVAMTLKNSAWITKFQTESAGAFVDAKVVSEDKNADTRVVEFEIDDLFAKLNAKTKVDIDSMNYHHFYDVQIQFDTNNIGAVGTIKEDPKNDPKNPVITPKVDNAKTIGNPDFNRNADGKKQNENAKNDVKKEKNSKTADTAQIGMYMLLLLGSLAFLVRKYRAGRL; from the coding sequence TTGAACAGGTATTTTAAAATTGTTGTTGCAATGTTTCTAACGATTTTTACATTCGTATCAACGCTGCAACCACTTGCAGTTCAAGCAGCTACAACTTTAGCTGACGGTGAATATTCAATTGGTTTCAAAGTTTTGAAAGATACATCAGATGAAGAATCAATGATGAATCAATATTCTGTAAGCCCGGGGACTTTGAAAGTAAAGGATGGGAAAAAGAAAGTATCCTTTACGTTAACACATAGTTCGTGGATTACGAAGTTTGAAACAGAAAAAGGTAGTCAATTCGTTGATGTAAATGTAGTTAGTGAAGATAAAGAGAACGATACAAGAGTAGTAGAATTTGATGTGGAAGATGTAGAGAAAATAGTAAATGCGAAAGTGAAAGTTGATATTGATGCTTTTAATTATCATCATTACTATGACATTCGTATTTCATTCGACCAAAATAGCATTACACCAATTCATGTAGAAAAACCAGATGAAAAAGAGGACCCAGCTAATAAGCCAGATCCAAATAAAAATCCGGATCCAAGTCAGAAGCCCGACCAAAAGCCTGACCCAGATCAACAACCAAATTCTAACACAATTAAAGATGGTGCGTACAGTATTCCATTTAAAGTGTTAAAAGATAAAACAGATGAAGAATCTAAAATGAATACTTACATGGAAAATCCAGGAGTATTGAAAGTAGAAAATGGTAAGAAAAAAGCGATTGTAACGCTAAAAAGCAGCTCATTAATTAAAAATTTCCAAACGGAAAAAGATGGTGCATTTGTTGATGCAAAAGTAGTGAGTGAAGATAAAGAAAAAGATACAAGAGTCGTAGAATTTGAAGTAGCCGATTTATCAAAAAAAATAAATACAAAAGTATTTATTGAGATGGCATCAAGAAACTACAAGCAAACTCATGACGTACAACTTGTATTTGAACAAGACAAGCTTGAACAAATTAAAAATGAAGAGAAACAACCGGATGAAGATAAAAAGCCAGAAGTAGAAAAACCGGATGGAAATAAGAAACCAGATGCTGAAACAATTAAAGATGGCGAATACAGCATCAATTTTAAAACATTAAAAGATCAAACAGATGAACTTTCAATGATGAACACATATACGAAAAGTCCAGGTGTGTTAAAAGTAAAAGATGGTAAGAAATATGTATCATTTACATTAACGAATAGTGCATGGATTACAAAGTTTGAATTTGATAAAAATGGTTCGTTTGTTGATGCGAATGTATTAAGTGAAGATACGAAAGCTGACACACGCGTAGTGGAAGTAGAAGTAGCAGATTTATCGAAAAAATTAAATGCAAAAGTAAAAGTAGACATCGATTCAATGGATTATCATCATTTCTACGATATTCAATTTGCATTTGATAAAGATAGCATTAAGCCGTTAGATAACCAAGGTGGAAATGACAACCAAGGCGGAAACAATAACCAAGGTGGAAACAATAACCAAGGCGGAAACAATAACCAAGGTGGAAACGACAACCAAGGCGGAAACAATAACCAAGGTGGAAACGACAACCAAGGCGGAAACAATAACCAAGGTGGAAACGACAACCAAGGCGGAAACGACAACCAAGACAATAACACAACAATTGATCCAAATGCTCTTAAAGATGGTGAATACAGTATCGGTTTTAAAGTGCTAAAAGATAAAACAGACGAAATTTCAATGATGAACACATATACGAAGAGTCCAGGCGTATTAAAAGTGAAAGATGGTAAGAAATATGTATCCTTCACAGTAACGAATAGCTCATGGATTACAAAGTTTGAGTTTGAAAAGAATAGTTCGTTTGTCGATGCGAAAGTATTAGGTACAAATAAAGAGCAAGATACAAGAGTAGTGGAAGTAGAAGTAGCCGACTTATCGAAAAAGTTAAATGCAAAAGTGAAAGTGGATATTGATGCGATGAACTACCATCATTTCTATGATATTCAATTTGCATTTGATAAAGGTAGTATTAAAGCTTTAGGTAATCAAGATGGAAACAACATTCCAGGCGGAAACGATAACCAAGATGGAAACAATAATCAAGGCGGAAACGATAACCAAGGTGGAAGTAACAACCAAGATGGAAACAATAATCAAGGCGGAAATAATAACCAAAATGGACACATAACAGTCGATCCGAAAAATTTAAAAGACGGTCAATATGATGTTGCTTTTAAAGTGTTAAAAGATAAAACGGATGAGATTTCAATGATGAATCAATATGTTGTAAATCCAGCTAGATTAACAGTGAAAGATGGTAAGAAATATGTTGCGATGACACTGAAAAATAGTGCGTGGATTACGAAGTTCCAAACAGAAAGTGCTGGTGCATTTGTTGATGCAAAAGTAGTGAGTGAAGATAAAAATGCAGATACGAGAGTAGTAGAGTTTGAAATCGATGATTTATTTGCGAAATTAAATGCGAAAACAAAAGTAGATATCGATTCAATGAACTACCATCATTTCTACGACGTGCAAATTCAATTTGATACAAATAATATTGGTGCAGTAGGAACTATTAAAGAGGATCCGAAAAACGATCCGAAAAATCCAGTGATTACACCGAAAGTAGACAATGCAAAAACAATCGGTAATCCTGATTTCAACCGAAATGCAGACGGTAAGAAGCAAAATGAAAATGCGAAGAATGATGTGAAAAAAGAGAAAAACTCAAAAACAGCAGATACAGCACAGATTGGAATGTATATGTTGCTATTACTAGGATCACTTGCTTTCTTAGTTCGTAAATATAGAGCAGGTAGACTGTGA
- a CDS encoding NEAT domain-containing protein, translating to MFKQFKMIIAVFAVLFTFIATLGLQDAKAATQLADGKYNIAFTVWKGDKDESSRMNSYFESPATLTVKSGKQYASFKVKDSASIKSFQVEKDGQFLETTVLSENKKENTRVVEFEVADLSEKLNGKVKINIPIINYNASYDIRFVFDGNSIK from the coding sequence ATGTTTAAACAATTTAAAATGATTATTGCCGTATTTGCTGTCTTATTTACGTTTATAGCAACACTAGGTTTACAAGATGCAAAAGCTGCTACACAACTAGCTGATGGGAAATATAATATTGCTTTTACTGTATGGAAAGGCGATAAAGATGAATCATCTAGAATGAATAGTTATTTTGAAAGCCCAGCAACATTAACAGTTAAAAGCGGAAAACAATATGCTTCATTTAAAGTGAAAGATAGTGCTTCTATTAAAAGTTTCCAAGTAGAAAAAGATGGTCAATTCTTAGAAACAACAGTCTTAAGTGAAAACAAAAAAGAGAATACTAGAGTAGTAGAATTTGAAGTTGCTGACTTGTCAGAAAAACTAAATGGCAAGGTGAAAATTAACATCCCAATTATTAATTATAACGCTTCATATGATATTCGTTTTGTATTTGATGGGAACAGCATTAAATAA
- the isdC gene encoding heme uptake protein IsdC → MRKFSVLPAFIITLVCMLAFLVIPSGQASAKLADGTYDINYVIKKAEDDSASMANDYFEKPAKLIVKNGEMRVQVPMNHSAWITEFKAPENGNFVDSKVISKDEAADKRTVEFKVDDLSKPLGVKIHVVVPSANYDHHYTVRFAFDANVKAVGGDNGVAGVTKTDDQTKKDGQVKEEQKKEESKATNKDANKGTNESGKAEKTDNPKTGDDARIGLFAALVLISGIFLVRKVKLSK, encoded by the coding sequence ATGAGAAAGTTTTCAGTATTACCCGCATTTATTATAACGTTAGTATGTATGCTAGCTTTTCTCGTAATACCATCTGGGCAAGCCTCAGCAAAATTAGCTGATGGTACTTACGATATTAACTACGTTATCAAAAAGGCGGAAGATGATTCAGCTTCAATGGCAAATGATTATTTTGAAAAACCAGCTAAGTTAATTGTAAAAAATGGTGAGATGAGAGTACAAGTTCCAATGAATCATAGTGCTTGGATTACAGAATTTAAAGCACCAGAGAATGGGAACTTCGTTGATTCAAAAGTAATTAGCAAAGACGAAGCAGCTGATAAAAGAACGGTTGAATTTAAAGTTGATGATTTATCTAAACCGTTAGGAGTAAAAATTCATGTTGTTGTACCAAGTGCAAACTACGACCATCATTACACAGTTCGCTTTGCATTTGATGCGAATGTAAAAGCTGTAGGTGGCGATAACGGTGTAGCTGGTGTAACAAAAACTGATGATCAAACTAAAAAAGATGGCCAAGTAAAAGAAGAGCAAAAGAAAGAAGAGAGCAAAGCAACAAATAAAGATGCAAATAAAGGAACAAATGAAAGTGGAAAGGCTGAAAAAACAGATAACCCAAAAACAGGTGATGATGCTCGCATTGGATTATTTGCAGCGTTAGTTTTAATCTCAGGTATTTTCTTAGTTCGTAAAGTGAAGTTAAGTAAATAA
- the brnQ6 gene encoding branched-chain amino acid transport system II carrier protein BrnQ6, which produces MKSSLKFSEMFAISLMLFALFFGAGNMIFPPALGQGAGTDVWIALFGFIVTGVGLPLLGVIVIALKGDINELAGRVHPIFALVFITAIYLCLGVFVSVPRTGTVAYEMSVAPFLPSEIAGQSYPLVIFTLIYFAVTFYLALNPSKLVGRIGKVLTPILLAVIAIIVAKAIITPMGEFGAPTEAYSAPLFKGFIDGYLTLDGLAALVFGNVVISALKAKGITNKNSIAKVTIFAGFIAALGLLLVYLALAYLGASSVSLGMGANGGIILTNVVNHLFGNYGMLLLGIAITAACLTTSVGIVAACGEYFSSLLPKLSYQKVVFIFCVLAFMVANLGLTQLNALALPILIAIYPIGIVLIVLSLVENYVRLPLAMYVGGIVGSFAISFFDGLHNADLQIAELTPILDKIPLYSVGIGWLVPGMIGIGIGYIVSKFQKQEIAVEK; this is translated from the coding sequence ATGAAATCATCTTTAAAGTTTTCTGAGATGTTTGCAATAAGTTTAATGTTATTTGCACTATTTTTCGGTGCAGGTAATATGATTTTCCCACCAGCGTTAGGACAAGGTGCAGGAACAGATGTATGGATCGCGTTATTTGGCTTTATCGTAACAGGTGTAGGACTGCCTTTATTAGGGGTTATTGTTATAGCTCTAAAGGGAGATATTAATGAATTAGCAGGACGTGTACATCCTATATTCGCACTTGTTTTTATCACTGCAATTTATTTATGTTTAGGCGTATTCGTAAGTGTTCCACGTACAGGAACAGTTGCTTACGAAATGAGTGTTGCACCGTTTTTACCAAGTGAAATAGCTGGTCAATCATATCCACTTGTTATCTTTACACTTATTTACTTTGCAGTAACTTTCTATTTAGCTTTAAACCCATCGAAATTAGTGGGACGCATCGGTAAAGTGTTAACTCCAATTTTGTTAGCTGTTATAGCAATTATCGTAGCGAAAGCAATTATTACGCCAATGGGAGAGTTTGGTGCACCGACAGAAGCGTATAGTGCTCCTCTTTTTAAAGGTTTTATCGACGGATATTTAACTTTAGATGGACTTGCAGCACTCGTTTTCGGAAATGTTGTCATTAGTGCTTTAAAAGCAAAAGGTATTACAAATAAGAATAGCATTGCGAAAGTAACAATCTTTGCAGGATTTATTGCAGCACTTGGTTTACTTCTTGTTTATTTGGCGCTTGCTTACCTTGGAGCTTCTAGTGTTTCACTTGGAATGGGAGCAAACGGAGGGATCATTTTAACAAACGTCGTAAATCATTTATTTGGTAATTACGGAATGTTATTACTAGGCATCGCAATTACAGCAGCATGTTTAACAACTTCTGTTGGTATTGTTGCAGCTTGTGGAGAATATTTCTCTTCGTTATTACCGAAGCTTTCTTATCAAAAAGTTGTTTTCATTTTTTGTGTATTAGCATTTATGGTAGCGAATCTTGGTTTAACTCAGTTAAATGCATTAGCATTGCCAATTTTAATTGCAATTTACCCAATTGGTATCGTATTGATCGTATTATCACTCGTTGAAAACTACGTTCGTCTTCCATTAGCGATGTATGTAGGTGGTATTGTAGGATCATTTGCGATTAGCTTCTTTGATGGATTACACAATGCAGATCTTCAAATTGCAGAACTAACACCTATTTTAGATAAAATTCCATTATATAGCGTAGGGATTGGTTGGTTAGTTCCAGGTATGATCGGTATAGGAATTGGTTATATAGTTTCTAAGTTTCAAAAGCAAGAAATTGCTGTAGAAAAATAG
- a CDS encoding 23S rRNA pseudouridine(2604) synthase RluF: MKINQYISEAKSCSRRETDRLIKAGRAAINGEICTHGVLVSDGDVVTIDGQVIVKEEKEKVYIAFHKPVGITCTAADHIEDNIIDYINYPERIFPVGRLDKASEGLILLTNDGTIANQILHGDHEHEKEYVVTVDKPFTDWFIDMMSSGVKIKDGMTKPCKVMRVDQSTFRIVLTQGMNRQIRRMSRAFGFTVTKLKRVRIMNIKLNGLESGKWRNITAEELEILIGQL, encoded by the coding sequence ATGAAAATCAACCAATACATAAGCGAAGCAAAGTCCTGCTCAAGACGTGAAACAGACCGTCTTATTAAAGCAGGACGTGCCGCGATTAACGGTGAAATTTGTACGCACGGTGTACTCGTGAGCGATGGTGATGTTGTAACGATTGATGGACAGGTTATTGTCAAAGAAGAGAAAGAAAAAGTGTATATTGCCTTTCATAAACCAGTTGGCATTACTTGCACAGCAGCCGATCATATTGAGGATAATATTATTGATTATATCAATTACCCAGAGCGAATCTTTCCTGTTGGACGGTTAGATAAAGCGTCGGAAGGACTTATTCTATTAACGAATGATGGCACGATTGCCAATCAAATTTTACACGGTGATCATGAGCACGAGAAAGAATATGTTGTCACTGTCGATAAGCCTTTTACAGATTGGTTTATTGATATGATGTCCAGCGGTGTAAAGATTAAAGATGGAATGACGAAGCCATGTAAAGTGATGAGAGTCGATCAGTCTACATTTCGGATCGTTTTAACGCAAGGAATGAATAGGCAAATTCGTAGAATGAGTCGTGCTTTCGGGTTTACTGTAACAAAGCTAAAGCGAGTTCGCATTATGAATATAAAGCTAAATGGACTAGAATCTGGAAAATGGCGAAACATTACAGCAGAGGAATTAGAAATATTAATAGGGCAGTTATAG
- a CDS encoding endonuclease MutS2 has translation MLERTLRVLEYNKVKEQLLEHTASSLGRDKVKNLVPSTDFEEIVELQETTDEAAKVIRLKGHVPLGGISDIRSNIKRAKIGSMLSPHELIEIASTMYGSRQMKRFIDDMIDNGVELPILETHVAQIVSLYDLEKKITNCIGDGGEVVDSASDKLRGIRNQIRTAESRIREKLENMTRSSNAQKMLSDAIVTIRNERYVIPVKQEYRGVYGGIVHDQSASGQTLFIEPQVIVELNNALQEARVKEKQEVERILMMLTEEVAVEADIVLSNVEVVANLDFIFAKALYAKRIKATKPIVNNERYMDLKQARHPLIDPEIIVPNNIMLGKDFTTIVITGPNTGGKTVTLKTVGICVLMAQSGLHIPVMDESEICVFKNIFADIGDEQSIEQNLSTFSSHMVNIVDILEKADFESLVLFDELGAGTDPQEGAALAISILDEVCNRGARVVATTHYPELKAYGYNREQVINASVEFDVNTLSPTYKLLIGVPGRSNAFEISKRLGLSDRVIDRARNHISTDTNKIENMIAKLEESQKNAESERKEAEEYRKQSEKLHRELQRQIIEFNDERDEKLLKAQKEGEEKVEAAKKEAEGIIHELRQLRKAQLVNVKDHELIEAKSRLEGAAPELVKKQKVNVKNTAPKQQLRPGDEVKVLTFGQKGQLLKKVSDTEWSVQIGILKMKVKESNMEYINTPKQTEKKAVASVKGRDYHVSLELDLRGERYEDAMMRVEKYLDDAQLASYPRISIIHGKGTGALRQGVQDYLKKHRGVKNYRYGDMGEGGLGVTVVELK, from the coding sequence ATGTTAGAAAGAACGTTGCGTGTATTAGAATACAATAAAGTAAAAGAACAATTACTTGAACATACAGCATCTTCACTTGGTCGTGATAAAGTGAAGAATTTAGTGCCAAGCACAGATTTTGAAGAGATTGTGGAACTGCAAGAAACAACGGATGAGGCAGCGAAAGTTATCCGTTTAAAAGGACATGTACCACTTGGAGGGATTTCTGATATTCGTTCAAATATTAAGCGTGCGAAAATTGGAAGTATGTTAAGTCCTCATGAATTAATTGAAATCGCAAGTACGATGTACGGTAGTCGCCAAATGAAACGTTTCATTGACGATATGATTGACAACGGTGTTGAGCTTCCAATTTTAGAAACACATGTCGCGCAAATTGTGTCTTTATATGATTTAGAAAAGAAGATTACAAATTGTATTGGTGACGGCGGTGAAGTAGTCGATAGCGCAAGTGACAAATTGCGTGGTATTCGTAACCAAATTCGTACTGCGGAAAGCCGTATTCGTGAGAAATTAGAAAACATGACGCGTTCTTCAAACGCGCAAAAAATGTTATCAGATGCAATTGTAACGATTCGTAACGAACGCTACGTAATCCCGGTAAAACAAGAATACCGCGGCGTATATGGTGGTATTGTTCACGATCAATCCGCTTCTGGACAAACATTATTTATCGAACCGCAAGTAATCGTGGAATTAAATAACGCACTTCAAGAAGCACGTGTGAAAGAAAAACAAGAAGTAGAACGCATTTTAATGATGTTAACGGAAGAAGTAGCAGTGGAAGCTGATATCGTTTTATCAAACGTAGAAGTAGTTGCAAATCTTGATTTTATTTTTGCAAAAGCTCTTTATGCGAAGCGAATTAAAGCGACGAAACCAATCGTCAATAATGAACGCTACATGGATTTAAAACAAGCACGCCATCCGCTTATCGATCCGGAAATTATCGTGCCAAATAACATTATGCTTGGTAAAGACTTTACAACAATCGTTATTACAGGACCGAATACAGGTGGTAAAACAGTTACACTTAAAACAGTTGGTATTTGTGTCTTAATGGCGCAATCTGGTCTTCATATTCCGGTAATGGATGAATCAGAGATATGTGTATTTAAAAACATCTTTGCTGATATCGGTGATGAGCAATCGATTGAACAAAATTTAAGTACATTCTCTTCTCATATGGTAAACATTGTAGATATTTTAGAAAAAGCTGATTTTGAAAGTTTAGTCCTATTTGATGAATTAGGTGCTGGGACAGATCCGCAAGAAGGGGCTGCACTAGCAATTTCTATTTTAGATGAAGTATGTAACCGCGGTGCTCGCGTTGTTGCAACGACGCATTACCCAGAATTAAAAGCATATGGATACAATCGTGAGCAAGTTATTAATGCGAGCGTTGAGTTCGATGTGAATACATTAAGCCCAACGTACAAATTATTAATCGGTGTACCAGGACGTAGTAACGCCTTTGAAATTTCGAAGCGTCTTGGTTTGTCTGATCGCGTTATTGATCGCGCTCGTAACCATATTAGTACAGATACGAATAAAATCGAAAATATGATTGCAAAGCTAGAAGAAAGCCAAAAAAATGCAGAGAGCGAACGAAAAGAAGCGGAAGAATATCGTAAGCAATCTGAAAAACTTCATCGTGAATTACAGCGTCAAATTATTGAATTTAACGATGAGCGCGATGAAAAATTATTAAAAGCGCAAAAAGAAGGGGAAGAAAAAGTCGAAGCTGCGAAGAAAGAAGCAGAAGGCATTATTCATGAACTTCGTCAATTGCGCAAAGCACAGCTTGTAAATGTGAAAGACCATGAGCTTATTGAAGCGAAGAGCCGTCTAGAAGGGGCAGCACCAGAGCTTGTGAAGAAACAAAAAGTAAATGTGAAAAATACAGCGCCGAAACAACAATTACGACCAGGTGATGAAGTAAAAGTGTTAACGTTCGGTCAAAAAGGTCAATTGCTTAAAAAAGTAAGTGATACAGAGTGGAGCGTACAAATTGGTATTCTGAAGATGAAAGTGAAAGAATCCAATATGGAATACATTAATACACCGAAGCAAACTGAGAAAAAAGCAGTCGCAAGTGTGAAGGGTAGAGATTATCACGTGTCGTTAGAGCTAGACCTTCGCGGTGAACGTTATGAAGATGCAATGATGCGCGTTGAAAAATATTTAGACGATGCACAGCTTGCAAGCTATCCTCGTATATCAATTATTCACGGTAAAGGAACAGGAGCGCTTCGCCAAGGTGTACAAGATTACTTGAAGAAACATCGCGGCGTGAAAAATTACCGCTACGGTGATATGGGCGAGGGAGGCCTAGGCGTAACAGTTGTCGAATTGAAATAG